CTCTGATATCCATGATGTAATAAAAGCATTAGAAAAAGAAGAAGGTAAAATCATATTTCTTGGTGATCTCATTGATAATGCAATAGTTAATTCTTTAGGAGACGTGTATTCGCAAAAAGATAACCCACAAGGTACATTGAAGCAAATTAGTAGTTTATTTGACAAATTCAAAGATAGAATACTAGGAGTGGTAGGAGGGAACCATGAAAGAAGAACATGGAGAAAAGTTGGTGTTGATCCAATAGCATTATTATGTCAAGAAAAAAACATACCTTATACAGATGATCTTATGGTTATAGATATTAATTTAAAAAATGGTAAAAAATTAGTTGGACAAAAAAACAGAATTAATTACAAAATAGCTTGTCATCATGGTTCTTCAGGCGGAAGATTTCCTGAAAGAAGTATGAGGCAACATCGTTATTTTTTTGATGTAATATCCGGAGTAGATATTTACCTAACAGGACATACTCATATTCCAGAAATGCATAAATTCTCTATATTTGAATATGATTCGAAAAATAAAAAAATCAGAAAAAAAGACATAGTTGGTATAACTGTTCCATCTTGGACAGATGAAAAATATGCGGTGCAAAAGTTACTTGCACCGACAGCAAGAGGAATGTTTAAAATAAGATTGTTTGCAAACAAAACGCAAAAAATAGAAGTTTTAGCGAGGTGAAACTATGCATTATGAAAATTGTCCTTACGAAAAAAGAATAGAGCAACTTGAAAAAGAAATGAAAGATAGAATGCAACAGGATGCAATTCAAGAAACAATATTAAAAATAATAAATGAGCGTTTCGATAAATTAGAAAATAAAATAGATGGAATAGACGGAGAACTTCATAATGGTCTTATTCCCAAAAAAGCAAGTCAATGGTTTTATAGTTCGGTTGGAAAATGGGTATTGGGGTTAATAGGTACAAATGTAATTACGATCATAATTTTATTATACAAGGTTTTTCAGAGGTGATGTAAATGAATTGGGAAGATTATAGAGCAAAGCTTATTATCGCAGTTATGGGAGAAGCTGAAAGTTGTAGTTTTTTTGAAAAATATCTAATTGCTTGTGTTGGTTGGAATAGATGGTTTCACCAGAAAAAATATAATTTTAATACGTTAGAAAAAGATTTTCTTGGATACAGAAGAGAAATTATAATAAATGAAGTTTCAAGAGAGAAAATGGAAGAAAGTATAAAGGCAGTGGATCGAGCATTTATAGAACTCAATGCAGGTAATAAAAAATATAATGATCTTTTCTTTTTTAATTTATCTGGTAGAAAACCGAGTACAATTTTTAAAGTTGAACCTGTGATTTTTGATAAAGTTGTACATACTTTTTTCAGAATAATCGATTAAAGAATGAGAAATTGAAATGAAATATTTTCTTAAAACGCATAACACTCTGTAAGGGTGTTATTTTTTATTTTATATGTAAATTATCACATTTAGTATTAAAAACATCAGGAAACGCAAAATATTGTATGTGGTATGCATTTTTAGGGAAATTAATATAAAAAATAAGAGATTTTAGTTAGAAAATGAAAAATATTCAACATGGAAAAATAATTTCGTCAGGTCAAAATAACACTTAGTATAAAAATATATTGGAAAATTATAATGTTACCGAAAAATAAAAAGCTAATGGCAGATTCTGCCGTTAGCTTAGAAAAAAAAGTAGAATTTTGCAGGATCCAAAATGGAGGGTGCAAATTTAAAAATTATACAGCCAACATGCAAAAAATATCCAAATAAAAGTGACCGGAATAATATTCCGGTCATTAGCGAAATGATAAGACGTTTAGACAATGATGAATACAAATTTGTAAAAACCTACAAAATGTCGGTTTTGAAATTCCAGTATGAGGCTTGAGAAAGCCTCTTTTTTTATTACATTTTAGAAAGGAGTGAAATTATGGAAATTATTGTGTATGTATTAGTAGGTGTTGCATTTCTCTTAGGGAATTTATTACTACATTCAAAAAAGATGGAGAGCAAAATTAAAATTGTCAGAAAAATTGTTACACATGTCGTGGAATATGTAGAACAAATTGGAAATTTAAAAAATTTGCATGGAGAACAAAAGAAAAAACTTGCAATGAATTTGGCCAAAAAAACTTTATCAGAAATGCATATAAAAATATCTGACAATCTATTAGACACAATAATTGAAAGTATAGTATTTTACCTTAATCTTCAGAAAGGAGTGAAATAATGGATTTGAAAGACTGGAAAGTATGGTTAGTAATAGTTGCTGGAATTTTTGCTTTCTTATTACCTTTTGGAATAAAAACATTGCAATATCAAGAGCAAAGTACTTCACAAGTTCAGGAGTATTTAAACCAAGAAGAAGATCAGATTATTGATGTTATCATATATGATAACAATTATGAAGATGCAAAAAATCTTTTGACCATAAAATATCCGGGATATATAATAGAAGATTATGTTTATCTCGAAGGAAAGAAAGCATATCTTTTTAGATTAAAGAAGGTGGAAAAATGAAATTAGAAATAGGAGATGTTTTATTATTGCCAACAAAGAAAGTTAAAACATACAAAATTATAGCGTCTATTTTGGGACAAAATATAGCTAAATTAATAAAGAATATAACTGATCAAGATTATTTGCACGCAGAAATGTATATAGGAAATGGATATATTATGGCTGCATGGCTAAATGGCGTTCATATTGCAAAATATCCATTAGAAATACTTAGGCATTTCGATGTTTATAGACATAGAAATAAAAGAGTAAAAACAATAATAAGAGAAAAAATAAAAGAAGATTTAAAGGCATTTGTGAATGGAGAAACTACAAAATATATAGCAAGACCTTATGATCTACAAAGTTTAATATTAAATTCTATTTCAGAAATAATTGGAATAGTTGCTGATGAAGAAAAGTTTGAAGATTCATTAAATTTCGATAATCCGAATGCTTACATATGTAGTGAATTAATAGCAAGGATTTATCACGATGCTGGAGTTGATATAAAACAAAATCTTGAATTTGTTAGTCCAGATGATATAGCCAAAAGTGAAGAAATGATAAAGATATTGTAAATAAAAAAGAACTGCTCTGGATCTATCAGAGCAGTTCGTTCTATAAGTAAAAATACTTATATTGATTGGTAGCCCCACGGGGAATCGAACCCCGACTCTCGGACTGAGAATCCGATGGACTAGCCGTTATCCTATGGGGCCAAAAACAAATATATTATATCATAAAAAATTACATTTGTAAATATCATAATGAACCATTATCTTTAAAAATTGTTAAAAATGTTAAGAATATTATTTTTAAATCAAGTAAATAATTCTTGTTTTTTACATAGTAAAGATCGTATTCTGTTTTAATTTTATAATCTTCTAAGGTTGTTGTATATTTATATTTTACTTGTGCCCAACCTGTAATTCCAGGATTTACATATAATCTGTAATTGTAAAAATCTATATTTTCTTCACACATTTGATGAAATGTAAGCATTTCAGGTCTTGGTCCTATAAAATTCATGTTGCCAATTAATACGTTTATAAATTGAGGTATTTCATCTAAGCGTGTTTTTCTTAAAAACTTTCCAAATGAATGAATATTATCATTATGAATTGTTCTAAATTTATACATTAAAAATTTCTTTTTGTTTTTTCCCATTCTAATTTGTTTGAAAATAACTGGTTTTCCTATAGTAAAATAGTTTATTATAGAAATGATGATAAATAAAGGTAAGGAAAATATCAAGAAAAATAAAGCCAAAAAAATATCAAAAAAACGTTTTTCTTCTTTTTTTAGAAAAAATTCTGAATAATAATATTCAAACTTTTCAAACACACTCAAAGGAATTCTTTGTAGGTATTTTTCAACTAATTCAGGAAGTATTTCAATAACAATGCCTTGTTTTTTTAGACTTTCTAATTCCTTTTTAACATAATGTTCTAAGTTAGGATCAGCTATTAATACTCTGTCATGATATTTTATTTTTTCCAAAAAAGCTTCAGGACTTGGATTTAAAAAGTCCCCAAAGATAATTTTGCCTTTTGATTTTTTTTCTATTTCATATATAATAGTTTCAAATTCTTCTTTTTTTCCTATTACTAGATATTTTATCATTCTTCTCACCTGAAAAGTTTTATTCAATAGATATTTATATAACTTAATATGATTATCCTAAATCGATTAACCACATAATTGCATCTTTACTTGTTTCTTGGGTTAAAGTTTCAATTAAACCTATACTTTCAAATTTGTTTATTAATATAGTTTCTTCTTTTAGAATATTATAAAAATCAGCTTTATTTATATTTTTTATTTCAAAT
The sequence above is a segment of the Marinitoga hydrogenitolerans DSM 16785 genome. Coding sequences within it:
- a CDS encoding metallophosphoesterase, encoding MEVATYEYKKDFIDIIPVGDLHIGSENSDIHDVIKALEKEEGKIIFLGDLIDNAIVNSLGDVYSQKDNPQGTLKQISSLFDKFKDRILGVVGGNHERRTWRKVGVDPIALLCQEKNIPYTDDLMVIDINLKNGKKLVGQKNRINYKIACHHGSSGGRFPERSMRQHRYFFDVISGVDIYLTGHTHIPEMHKFSIFEYDSKNKKIRKKDIVGITVPSWTDEKYAVQKLLAPTARGMFKIRLFANKTQKIEVLAR
- a CDS encoding phage holin, LLH family, whose product is MEIIVYVLVGVAFLLGNLLLHSKKMESKIKIVRKIVTHVVEYVEQIGNLKNLHGEQKKKLAMNLAKKTLSEMHIKISDNLLDTIIESIVFYLNLQKGVK
- a CDS encoding sugar transferase, whose amino-acid sequence is MIKYLVIGKKEEFETIIYEIEKKSKGKIIFGDFLNPSPEAFLEKIKYHDRVLIADPNLEHYVKKELESLKKQGIVIEILPELVEKYLQRIPLSVFEKFEYYYSEFFLKKEEKRFFDIFLALFFLIFSLPLFIIISIINYFTIGKPVIFKQIRMGKNKKKFLMYKFRTIHNDNIHSFGKFLRKTRLDEIPQFINVLIGNMNFIGPRPEMLTFHQMCEENIDFYNYRLYVNPGITGWAQVKYKYTTTLEDYKIKTEYDLYYVKNKNYLLDLKIIFLTFLTIFKDNGSL